The following coding sequences are from one Paenibacillus stellifer window:
- a CDS encoding M23 family metallopeptidase codes for MSLIKAALRTLVSLSAASLLVAGGPAVFGDSANGGAGKPVPGIPRARSASAQGSGDVYATRQALYDQMEAATGIPWYRLAAIDQYERTIAKVKASGSHNPDQPAKTARLTAIQIPAPVWCGPLNPDQEDASPSSLSFFGGFGQDGSGDGRADPESDIDVLFSMAQYIRKHSASANDFNIAVWEYYHNGRASQRIEQFSNLYRHFGRLDLSGSAFPLPLGSTYSYRSTWGSGRSWGGARIHEGTDLFTPYGVTVRSTCYGIVETKGWNRYGGWRIGIRDIENRYHYYAHLSGYDKTLKLGDIVAPGQQLGWAGSSGYGKPGTSGKFPPHLHYGIYKDRGLMEWAFDPYPLLRQWENAERKALHSKRSGR; via the coding sequence ATGTCCCTTATCAAGGCGGCCTTGCGGACACTGGTGTCCCTGTCAGCCGCCTCCCTGCTGGTTGCCGGCGGGCCGGCGGTCTTCGGCGATTCCGCGAACGGCGGTGCGGGGAAGCCCGTACCCGGGATCCCGCGCGCTCGAAGCGCCTCTGCGCAGGGAAGCGGCGATGTCTACGCCACCCGCCAGGCGCTCTATGACCAGATGGAGGCGGCCACGGGAATTCCCTGGTACCGGCTGGCCGCCATCGACCAGTATGAACGGACAATTGCCAAAGTCAAAGCGTCCGGCAGCCATAACCCGGATCAGCCGGCCAAGACCGCCCGTCTGACCGCGATTCAAATCCCGGCTCCGGTCTGGTGCGGGCCGCTGAATCCTGATCAGGAGGACGCCTCTCCCTCCTCGCTGTCCTTCTTCGGCGGCTTCGGCCAGGACGGCTCCGGAGACGGACGAGCCGACCCGGAGAGCGATATCGACGTACTGTTCAGCATGGCGCAATATATTCGGAAGCATAGCGCCTCCGCCAATGATTTCAATATTGCCGTCTGGGAATATTATCATAACGGGCGGGCCTCCCAGCGCATCGAGCAGTTCTCGAACCTGTACCGCCATTTCGGACGGCTTGATCTGTCCGGCAGCGCGTTCCCTCTGCCACTCGGCAGCACTTATTCCTACCGCAGCACCTGGGGCAGCGGACGCAGCTGGGGAGGAGCCCGCATCCACGAGGGCACCGATCTGTTCACACCATACGGCGTTACCGTCCGGAGCACCTGCTATGGCATTGTCGAGACGAAGGGCTGGAACCGGTATGGGGGATGGCGCATCGGCATCCGCGATATCGAGAACCGCTACCATTACTATGCCCATCTGTCCGGCTATGACAAGACACTCAAGCTCGGCGATATCGTCGCCCCCGGCCAGCAGCTCGGCTGGGCAGGGAGCTCCGGCTACGGCAAGCCGGGAACGAGCGGCAAATTCCCGCCCCATCTGCATTATGGAATTTATAAAGACCGGGGACTCATGGAATGGGCCTTCGATCCGTACCCTCTGCTCAGACAATGGGAAAATGCGGAGCGCAAAGCCCTCCATAGCAAAAGAAGCGGCCGCTGA
- a CDS encoding alpha/beta hydrolase has translation MEHCLFIHGFTGGIFEISPLAEYAERRGLKAHTFTLGGHTGRRSDLARFGRAEWLRQAEGELTELAKAAAAGVHVIGFSMGALLACHLANRYREMVKSLTLLAAPVFPLNPGEIVRTLGKPAMLKNYFRKFGSTPLRANREFNLLVRESFTVYPGISAPALIVQGTRDHLVKTRSASYLQQHLGSPRSEVLMVEGSGHLLCYSEEKDKVLSEVLRFISMEKNTGME, from the coding sequence ATGGAGCACTGTCTGTTCATACACGGCTTTACAGGCGGCATATTTGAAATATCGCCTCTGGCGGAATATGCGGAGCGGCGGGGCCTGAAGGCCCATACCTTTACGCTCGGAGGGCACACGGGACGAAGATCCGATCTTGCCCGTTTCGGGCGGGCGGAATGGCTTCGCCAGGCTGAAGGGGAACTGACGGAACTGGCCAAGGCCGCAGCAGCAGGCGTTCATGTCATCGGCTTCTCCATGGGGGCGCTGCTCGCGTGCCATCTGGCGAACCGGTATCGGGAGATGGTCAAATCGCTGACTTTGCTGGCCGCGCCGGTGTTTCCGCTGAATCCGGGTGAGATCGTCCGGACACTGGGAAAACCCGCCATGCTGAAGAACTATTTCCGGAAATTCGGGTCTACGCCGCTTCGGGCCAATCGTGAATTTAACCTTCTGGTGCGGGAGAGTTTCACCGTATACCCCGGCATTTCGGCTCCTGCCCTGATTGTGCAGGGAACCCGCGACCATCTGGTCAAGACCAGAAGCGCATCTTATCTGCAGCAGCATCTGGGATCGCCACGGTCAGAGGTGCTGATGGTGGAGGGAAGCGGGCATCTGCTCTGCTACAGTGAGGAGAAGGACAAGGTTCTGTCCGAAGTGCTGAGATTTATTTCAATGGAAAAAAATACCGGAATGGAATGA
- a CDS encoding YutD family protein — translation MANHKEGWNPEGFRGRYSEVLDRYDYIVGDWGYGQLRLKGFYRDNHPKANRDSAISGFVDYINEYCNFGCAYFVLRKMKDAPRDPLAKDILIKEPAEVPKESAGAAEAGDAAGAEAPVRDEEIPQISSRKYQVESAVSKEQPVKEQGARENAPRDKGAKERGRDNRNKEFQGKRNRDSQPKEAAGREGQARGGQRRDNQNRDNQNRDNQNRDNQNRDNQVREGQGRENSSRSGGPRESQNREPKAREQRESRENRENQGSPKAQNSPQNNAQNNNPQQTS, via the coding sequence ATGGCAAATCATAAGGAAGGCTGGAACCCGGAGGGCTTCCGCGGAAGATACAGCGAAGTGCTGGACCGCTACGACTATATCGTCGGCGATTGGGGCTACGGCCAGCTGCGCCTGAAAGGATTTTACCGGGATAATCATCCGAAGGCGAACAGGGACAGCGCGATTTCGGGCTTCGTTGATTATATTAATGAATACTGCAACTTCGGCTGCGCCTATTTTGTGCTCCGCAAGATGAAGGATGCTCCGAGAGATCCGCTCGCCAAGGACATTCTGATCAAGGAACCGGCCGAAGTTCCCAAGGAATCCGCAGGTGCGGCCGAAGCCGGGGATGCCGCAGGAGCCGAAGCGCCTGTCCGAGACGAGGAAATCCCCCAGATTTCCTCCCGCAAATATCAGGTTGAATCGGCGGTGTCCAAGGAACAGCCGGTCAAGGAGCAGGGAGCCAGGGAGAATGCTCCCCGTGACAAGGGCGCCAAAGAACGGGGGCGCGACAACCGGAACAAGGAGTTCCAGGGCAAGCGCAACCGCGACAGCCAGCCCAAGGAAGCCGCTGGCCGCGAGGGCCAGGCACGCGGCGGGCAGCGCCGGGATAATCAGAATCGAGATAATCAGAATCGAGATAATCAGAATCGGGATAATCAGAATCGGGATAATCAGGTGCGCGAAGGGCAGGGACGGGAGAATAGTTCCCGGTCCGGCGGCCCCCGCGAATCCCAGAACCGCGAGCCAAAGGCAAGGGAGCAAAGGGAGAGCCGTGAGAACCGCGAGAACCAAGGCTCTCCCAAAG
- the lipA gene encoding lipoyl synthase has product MAQKNAKPLKPDWIRIKLTTGENYQDIKGMMRSKTLHTVCEEARCPNIYECWANRTATFMILGDICTRACRFCAVNTGMPTELDLQEPERVAEAAENMNLRHCVITSVARDDLKDGGATIFAETVKAMRKRLPLCSVEVLIPDFMGDRDSLQIVMDSKPDILNHNIETVERMSDRVRAKAKYRRSLELLRRAKEMQPKIPTKSSIMLGVGEEWDEILQAMDDLREVDCDILTIGQYLQPSPQHLNVVKYYPPEDFAKLKEEGLKRGFSHVESGPLVRSSYHAHEQTQSAAKSREERTAAN; this is encoded by the coding sequence ATGGCACAGAAAAATGCGAAACCACTTAAGCCGGACTGGATTCGGATCAAGCTGACAACAGGAGAGAACTATCAGGATATTAAAGGTATGATGCGTTCCAAGACTTTACATACAGTATGTGAAGAAGCCCGTTGCCCCAATATTTACGAATGTTGGGCCAACCGGACGGCTACGTTTATGATATTAGGCGATATTTGTACCCGGGCGTGCCGGTTCTGTGCAGTCAACACAGGCATGCCAACCGAGCTGGATCTTCAGGAGCCGGAACGGGTGGCTGAAGCCGCCGAGAATATGAACCTGCGCCACTGCGTCATAACGAGCGTAGCGCGCGACGACTTGAAGGACGGCGGGGCGACGATTTTTGCCGAGACGGTAAAAGCCATGCGCAAGCGGCTGCCGCTGTGCAGCGTGGAGGTGCTGATTCCCGACTTCATGGGCGACCGGGACAGCCTGCAGATCGTCATGGACAGCAAGCCTGATATTCTCAACCACAACATCGAAACGGTTGAGCGGATGTCGGACCGGGTGCGGGCCAAGGCGAAATACCGCCGTTCCCTGGAGCTGCTTCGCCGGGCGAAGGAGATGCAGCCGAAGATTCCGACCAAATCCAGCATTATGCTGGGCGTGGGCGAAGAGTGGGATGAAATTCTTCAGGCGATGGATGATCTGCGCGAAGTCGACTGCGATATTCTGACAATCGGCCAGTACCTGCAGCCTTCGCCACAGCATCTGAATGTCGTGAAATATTATCCGCCGGAGGACTTTGCGAAGCTGAAGGAGGAAGGACTGAAGCGCGGCTTCAGCCATGTGGAATCAGGCCCGCTGGTGCGCAGCTCCTATCATGCGCATGAGCAGACCCAGTCTGCCGCGAAATCTCGCGAGGAGCGTACGGCAGCGAATTAG
- a CDS encoding DinB family protein gives MLEIVTDVLEDMDKQLNRIVKSLDHLDDELIWTRLKASTNSIGNLCLHLAGNEYQNLASAIGGKPFIRERSRREFDPEGGITKEELKELLLSTRAESARILSSLTEEDLNREVIIRYSLEDWNRMHRVNASEDEAHDVRKVRTLLIQVAAHYGYHAGQIVLISKLLKDRDDNITGQYH, from the coding sequence ATGCTGGAGATCGTAACGGACGTGCTCGAAGATATGGACAAGCAGCTCAATCGCATTGTGAAGAGTCTGGATCATCTCGATGATGAGTTGATTTGGACCAGGCTGAAAGCTTCGACGAACAGTATCGGAAATCTGTGCCTGCATTTGGCAGGAAATGAATATCAAAACTTGGCAAGTGCAATCGGCGGCAAACCGTTCATCAGAGAACGCTCGCGGCGTGAGTTTGATCCGGAAGGCGGCATAACGAAGGAGGAACTGAAGGAGCTTCTCTTAAGTACACGCGCTGAATCGGCCCGTATTTTATCCAGTTTAACCGAGGAGGATCTTAACAGGGAAGTTATCATCCGTTATTCTCTGGAGGACTGGAACAGGATGCACCGGGTTAACGCGTCGGAAGACGAAGCCCATGATGTAAGAAAAGTGAGAACTCTGCTTATTCAGGTTGCCGCACATTACGGTTACCATGCAGGGCAGATTGTGCTGATTTCTAAATTGCTGAAAGATAGAGATGACAACATAACCGGTCAATACCATTAA